From the genome of Halomonas sp. MCCC 1A13316, one region includes:
- the gloA gene encoding lactoylglutathione lyase, with product MSFKGEQHPGVKAPTAESQGFRLNHTMLRVKDPEKALAFYTRVFGMQVLRRLDFEELGFSLYFLAKLGASEQAPEDEGERTVWTFRQKGLLELTHNWGTESQDDFAYHDGNAEPQGFSHICFSVPDLEAAEAWFDANDVTFVKRSDQGKMKNVVFVKDMDGYWIEVVQADRLAQLGD from the coding sequence ATGAGCTTCAAGGGAGAGCAGCACCCCGGCGTGAAGGCGCCAACGGCGGAATCGCAGGGCTTTCGCCTCAACCACACCATGCTGCGGGTCAAGGACCCGGAGAAGGCATTGGCCTTCTACACCCGAGTGTTCGGCATGCAGGTCCTGCGTCGGCTCGACTTCGAGGAACTGGGCTTTTCGCTCTATTTCCTGGCCAAGCTGGGGGCGAGCGAGCAGGCGCCCGAGGACGAGGGCGAGCGCACGGTATGGACTTTTCGTCAGAAGGGGCTGCTGGAACTCACCCACAACTGGGGCACCGAGAGTCAGGACGACTTCGCCTACCATGACGGTAACGCCGAGCCTCAAGGCTTCAGCCACATCTGTTTTTCGGTACCGGACCTCGAGGCCGCCGAAGCGTGGTTCGACGCCAACGACGTTACCTTCGTCAAGCGCTCCGACCAGGGCAAGATGAAGAACGTGGTGTTCGTCAAGGACATGGACGGCTACTGGATCGAGGTGGTCCAGGCCGACCGCCTGGCGCAGTTGGGCGACTGA
- a CDS encoding C40 family peptidase, producing MPTSPLATAPRPQHCAAGRLLCRLVGLLALALLAGCASRDLATHDPGPGSEGLSIERALILASAKSALGTPYRYGGNTPSGLDCSGLVEMVYSSAGIRVPRTADEQYRALPSVKQAQPGDLLFFGDRRKATHVGIYRGNGQMIHAPGSGRKVTSVPLHIDYWQDRFLRAAGPAP from the coding sequence ATGCCGACCTCACCACTCGCCACTGCACCAAGGCCACAGCATTGTGCCGCCGGGCGCTTGCTGTGCCGCTTGGTTGGCCTGTTGGCGCTGGCGCTGCTGGCCGGTTGCGCCAGCCGGGACCTGGCGACCCATGATCCAGGACCCGGCTCGGAGGGCCTCTCCATCGAGCGGGCACTGATCCTGGCCAGCGCGAAGAGTGCGCTGGGTACGCCCTATCGCTATGGCGGCAATACCCCGTCGGGGCTCGACTGCTCGGGGCTGGTGGAGATGGTCTACAGTTCGGCGGGCATCCGGGTACCGCGCACCGCCGACGAGCAGTACCGCGCCCTGCCCAGCGTGAAGCAGGCCCAGCCGGGCGACCTGCTGTTCTTCGGCGACCGGCGCAAGGCCACCCATGTGGGGATCTATCGCGGCAACGGCCAGATGATCCATGCCCCCGGTAGCGGCCGCAAGGTCACCAGTGTGCCGCTGCATATCGACTACTGGCAGGATAGGTTCCTGAGGGCCGCCGGCCCAGCGCCCTGA